From the genome of Candidatus Dependentiae bacterium, one region includes:
- the pth gene encoding aminoacyl-tRNA hydrolase gives MEQNTSNYNTLAIKAIIGLGNPGLKFEHNRHNIGFLVVDALSEKYGGTWQHREHMEYANILINNKKIILIKPQTFMNTSGKVIPWLIKQGVNVKNILVVHDELEKKFGNISIRFSGSSRGHNGLRSIMSVCGPDFARLRFGIGRPERKENVGEYVLQNFTEPLDEVQRLIDQAVDKIILLFN, from the coding sequence GTGGAACAAAATACCTCAAACTATAATACGTTAGCTATAAAGGCAATTATTGGCTTAGGCAATCCGGGGCTAAAATTTGAGCATAATCGACACAATATAGGGTTTCTTGTCGTTGATGCGCTGTCAGAAAAATATGGCGGCACCTGGCAACATCGTGAGCATATGGAGTATGCTAATATTCTAATCAATAATAAAAAAATAATTCTGATAAAACCGCAAACATTCATGAATACATCGGGTAAGGTTATTCCGTGGCTCATAAAGCAGGGTGTTAATGTAAAAAATATATTAGTGGTGCATGATGAACTAGAAAAAAAATTTGGTAATATCAGTATTCGTTTTAGTGGCAGTTCTCGTGGGCATAATGGTTTACGTTCTATTATGAGTGTTTGTGGACCTGACTTTGCGAGACTGCGTTTTGGTATTGGCCGTCCAGAGCGAAAAGAAAATGTTGGTGAGTATGTTTTGCAAAATTTTACTGAACCGTTAGATGAGGTTCAACGGCTTATTGATCAAGCCGTTGATAAGATTATTCTGCTTTTTAATTAG
- a CDS encoding ribose-phosphate pyrophosphokinase → MNYEVVSLPESHSLAYNVALRLNKELVTPKVQEFADGEIEVVFEPNKFNQKKVMLIHAPYGNVHNALVRFALLAHSASISGAQEIIGIIPYLWYMRQDKSAVPGRVGAWQIIAKLLEATGISQLITVEMHAAICEQMITVPLYNIKLRVLMAEHIKHVVPECKQCCFIAPDEGAFNRAQEIGQVFNMPVMVFKKKRFDVDKTKIISVSGSCGYDTVLIVDDIIATGGTAINACDKLREMGIKKVYGYFVHPVLPGNAIECIENSGFDRVFVSNSIPHTFDKQSKFTIFDISGVLAKKIKELV, encoded by the coding sequence ATGAATTATGAAGTTGTTTCATTACCAGAATCACATAGTCTTGCGTATAATGTAGCATTGAGGCTAAATAAAGAACTTGTTACACCAAAAGTACAAGAGTTTGCTGATGGTGAAATAGAAGTTGTTTTTGAGCCGAATAAATTTAATCAAAAAAAAGTAATGCTTATACATGCACCCTACGGCAACGTGCATAACGCACTTGTTCGTTTTGCGCTTTTGGCACATTCGGCTAGTATTTCTGGTGCACAAGAGATAATTGGGATTATCCCATATTTATGGTATATGCGGCAAGATAAAAGTGCGGTGCCTGGGCGAGTGGGTGCGTGGCAAATAATAGCCAAGTTGCTTGAGGCAACTGGTATCAGTCAGCTTATAACGGTAGAAATGCATGCAGCTATTTGTGAACAAATGATTACAGTACCACTTTATAATATTAAGCTTCGTGTACTTATGGCTGAACATATCAAACATGTAGTACCAGAATGTAAACAATGTTGTTTTATTGCCCCGGATGAGGGAGCGTTCAATCGTGCACAGGAAATTGGGCAAGTGTTTAATATGCCGGTAATGGTATTTAAAAAAAAGCGATTTGATGTTGATAAAACGAAAATTATCTCTGTAAGTGGTTCGTGTGGTTATGATACGGTGCTCATTGTAGATGATATTATTGCTACTGGTGGTACAGCAATTAATGCATGTGATAAGTTAAGAGAAATGGGTATAAAAAAAGTTTATGGTTATTTTGTTCATCCTGTATTACCAGGTAATGCTATTGAGTGTATTGAAAATAGTGGCTTTGATAGGGTATTTGTTTCAAATTCAATACCGCATACTTTTGATAAACAAAGTAAATTTACCATTTTTGATATAAGTGGTGTGCTAGCGAAAAAAATAAAAGAATTAGTGTAA
- a CDS encoding OmpH family outer membrane protein codes for MRAKKIFFSIFLSSASVVIAIPGNNSDTITKTKTSTVHPIKYDLKIRVVDTNQLAAKTQQGMEGRNRLEQKQLQLRQELQAQGQNVEKEAMAFNSKKTTLSEDARNKEQTKLIRMRRDYENKVQTSDDELKLAAAQEQESLVRSIVDSAKEYAIEHKVDLVVDKGSGSVIYNSQKADCTADIINVMDKQYDCKIQLAKNKKNETTQLVENKTGKKAAT; via the coding sequence ATGCGTGCAAAAAAAATATTTTTTTCTATTTTTTTAAGTAGTGCTTCGGTTGTTATAGCGATACCAGGCAATAATTCTGATACAATTACTAAAACAAAAACATCAACAGTTCATCCTATCAAATATGATTTAAAGATTCGTGTTGTTGATACCAATCAACTTGCTGCAAAAACACAACAAGGTATGGAAGGACGCAACAGGCTCGAGCAAAAGCAGCTGCAATTACGCCAAGAATTGCAAGCACAGGGACAAAATGTTGAAAAAGAAGCAATGGCATTTAATAGTAAAAAAACAACATTGAGTGAAGATGCGCGCAATAAAGAACAAACTAAACTGATTAGAATGCGTCGTGACTATGAAAACAAGGTACAAACGAGTGATGATGAGCTCAAACTTGCAGCAGCACAAGAGCAAGAAAGCTTGGTAAGAAGTATTGTTGATAGTGCTAAAGAATATGCTATTGAGCATAAAGTGGATCTTGTTGTTGATAAAGGTAGTGGAAGTGTTATTTACAACTCACAAAAAGCAGATTGTACTGCTGACATTATCAATGTTATGGATAAACAATATGACTGTAAAATACAATTGGCTAAAAACAAAAAGAATGAAACAACACAGCTAGTAGAAAATAAAACTGGCAAAAAGGCTGCCACGTAA